A stretch of Candidatus Bathyarchaeota archaeon DNA encodes these proteins:
- a CDS encoding KH domain-containing protein, which translates to MNQKTYLKIPRDRVGALIGPKGKAKRRIERYFGVTLEIDSESGAVEITVNPENSNVTSSFTVRNVVKAIGRGFSPQRAEILAKEDFDLHIIYLDEFVGDSKNTIKRVKGRIIGKNGRSRELIEEITETRISVYGGTIAYIGSPEGLEAAREAIMRLIKGSFHKTVWNYLYAWRRKMKKDKGELWYEKPGQKADLRKR; encoded by the coding sequence GTGAATCAGAAGACCTATCTTAAGATCCCCCGAGATCGGGTCGGCGCTCTCATCGGCCCCAAGGGGAAGGCCAAGAGGAGAATAGAGCGCTACTTCGGCGTCACCCTGGAAATCGATAGTGAGTCTGGGGCCGTCGAGATCACTGTCAACCCAGAAAACAGTAATGTTACATCTAGCTTCACGGTCCGGAACGTCGTCAAAGCCATCGGGAGGGGCTTTAGTCCCCAGCGCGCAGAGATCCTGGCTAAAGAGGATTTTGACCTTCATATTATCTATCTTGACGAGTTCGTCGGCGATTCAAAAAATACCATAAAAAGGGTGAAAGGTAGAATTATAGGAAAGAATGGTCGTTCCCGGGAGCTCATTGAGGAGATCACGGAAACCCGGATAAGCGTATACGGGGGCACTATTGCCTACATCGGGAGCCCCGAGGGCCTTGAGGCGGCCCGGGAAGCCATCATGCGGCTCATCAAGGGCTCGTTCCACAAGACCGTGTGGAACTACCTTTACGCGTGGCGAAGGAAGATGAAAAAAGACAAGGGGGAACTATGGTATGAAAAACCAGGGCAAAAAGCGGACTTGAGAAAAAGATGA
- a CDS encoding serine protein kinase RIO, with amino-acid sequence MPLSKFKMETERRQDRQIQMSDGRWIDKAEAAERRMEERDRMLTKRQEDYKVIEEVFDLLTVEGIDKLMRRGTIKDLEGVIKAGKEARVYWGIDPEDNEIAIKIYYTTTADFRKGMLKYIEGDRRFKRVKRTPRGLVYAWTQKEFKNLQLAEKAGVNSPKPKAFNRNILVMSFIGEDGVPAPLLREIAPEDPNTFYLKLLAEAKLLYTKAGVVHGDLSEYNIMIWKEAPIIFDVSQALLIEHALAEPLLKRDISNINTYFNRLGVDVINSEEVERWVKGESEDLS; translated from the coding sequence TTGCCTCTTTCAAAGTTCAAGATGGAAACAGAACGGAGACAAGACAGGCAAATACAAATGTCAGACGGTAGGTGGATCGATAAGGCCGAAGCTGCCGAGAGGAGAATGGAGGAGAGAGATCGAATGCTCACTAAACGACAGGAAGACTATAAGGTTATCGAGGAGGTCTTCGACCTCCTTACTGTTGAGGGTATCGACAAGCTCATGCGCCGTGGAACAATCAAGGACCTCGAGGGTGTGATCAAAGCAGGCAAGGAGGCACGGGTCTATTGGGGTATCGACCCCGAGGATAATGAGATAGCCATTAAAATCTACTATACCACTACGGCCGACTTCCGAAAAGGGATGCTGAAATATATAGAGGGTGATCGAAGGTTTAAGCGGGTGAAGAGAACTCCACGAGGGTTAGTATATGCCTGGACTCAAAAGGAGTTCAAGAACCTCCAGCTCGCGGAGAAAGCGGGGGTAAACAGCCCAAAGCCTAAGGCGTTCAATAGGAACATCCTCGTCATGTCGTTCATTGGGGAGGACGGTGTCCCAGCTCCCTTGCTTAGGGAGATCGCTCCCGAGGACCCTAACACATTCTACTTAAAGCTCCTCGCAGAGGCCAAACTGCTCTATACCAAAGCCGGTGTGGTCCACGGCGATCTGAGCGAGTACAATATCATGATCTGGAAGGAGGCCCCTATAATCTTTGATGTTTCTCAAGCCCTACTCATTGAGCACGCCTTGGCGGAGCCCCTCCTGAAGCGAGATATATCCAACATAAACACATATTTCAACCGCCTCGGAGTGGATGTAATCAATTCCGAGGAAGTGGAGAGGTGGGTGAAGGGTGAATCAGAAGACCTATCTTAA
- the sfsA gene encoding DNA/RNA nuclease SfsA yields the protein MRRSLRPWSRTNTLRFSRRLVPAVFQSRPNRFLGVVLVEGVETLCFVPNPGRMKELLFRGARVYILPVKSDTRKTHYNLTLVDHHGILVSVDSSVPNKIIGEAVDRGIIEPFKEFHVEKAEYTFGESRLDFLLKSDSGKLLLEVKSCTLIRDRIALFPDAPTKRGHRHLRTLTEGLGQGRSAVLFLIQRPDVSSFRPNVETDPDFAASLKEAKEKGVEVYAYSSQVDFDGVFLGCRVPIDLRIMKS from the coding sequence TTGAGGAGATCCTTAAGACCCTGGAGCAGGACTAACACTTTGAGGTTCAGCAGACGTCTTGTACCAGCAGTTTTCCAGTCTCGACCTAACAGGTTCCTGGGAGTAGTCCTCGTGGAAGGCGTTGAGACCCTCTGCTTTGTTCCAAATCCAGGCAGGATGAAAGAGCTCCTCTTTCGTGGAGCCAGGGTCTATATCCTCCCAGTAAAATCGGATACAAGGAAAACCCATTACAACCTCACTCTTGTTGACCATCATGGGATCCTGGTGAGCGTTGACTCCAGTGTCCCGAACAAGATTATTGGAGAAGCAGTTGACAGAGGTATCATCGAACCATTCAAAGAGTTCCATGTCGAAAAAGCGGAGTATACTTTTGGGGAGTCACGCCTCGACTTTCTCCTCAAAAGTGATTCTGGAAAGCTACTCCTTGAGGTAAAGTCGTGCACCCTGATTAGAGACAGAATAGCGCTATTCCCAGACGCACCCACAAAAAGAGGGCACCGCCATCTCCGGACTCTAACCGAAGGCCTCGGACAGGGTAGGTCAGCAGTGTTATTCCTTATCCAGCGGCCTGATGTAAGCAGCTTCAGGCCTAACGTGGAAACTGACCCCGATTTCGCAGCTAGTCTTAAAGAGGCAAAGGAAAAGGGAGTCGAAGTATACGCGTATTCTTCCCAGGTAGATTTTGATGGAGTGTTCCTTGGGTGCAGGGTTCCTATCGACTTGAGAATAATGAAATCCTAA
- a CDS encoding inositol monophosphatase family protein, translated as MAQPIVSARWTPVLLEAAENVRTKVRNALLRKASLDVNSLKQLLDSEAQEAVRETLSNAEFPVRVVSEEGDYDIGENGPVLVLDPVDGTTNLARGIPLACTSMALSTTPHMSGVKLGLIKDLYSGDVYRAERSKGAWRAGQHITPSKSKLVKEALVSLDISKGTSVDRIRQLIVSSRHLRQTGCSALSLCHLASGIIDAHVDLREKLRITDVAAGLLILGEAGGAYITESSGEDDLELKRETTLRLIAANSRWTLEEILKTLEQD; from the coding sequence ATGGCTCAACCCATTGTAAGCGCCCGATGGACACCAGTTCTGCTTGAGGCCGCGGAGAATGTCCGAACCAAGGTTAGGAATGCCCTCCTGAGAAAGGCCTCCCTCGACGTCAACAGCCTTAAACAACTCCTAGACTCAGAGGCTCAGGAGGCGGTAAGGGAAACCCTTAGCAACGCCGAATTTCCAGTCCGGGTCGTGAGTGAGGAGGGTGATTACGACATCGGAGAGAATGGCCCCGTTCTTGTCCTCGACCCCGTCGATGGGACCACAAACCTAGCGCGGGGCATCCCCTTAGCTTGCACAAGCATGGCACTATCGACGACACCTCATATGTCCGGAGTAAAGTTGGGATTGATCAAAGATCTATACTCCGGGGATGTCTATAGGGCCGAAAGGAGCAAAGGGGCATGGAGAGCAGGGCAACATATCACTCCATCAAAATCGAAGCTCGTTAAAGAGGCCCTTGTTTCCTTGGATATCAGCAAGGGCACCTCCGTCGACAGGATCAGACAGCTAATAGTGAGCTCAAGACACCTCCGCCAGACGGGGTGCTCCGCCCTCAGCCTTTGCCATCTTGCTTCAGGAATCATTGATGCCCACGTCGACCTAAGGGAGAAGCTCAGGATCACGGATGTCGCTGCTGGGCTCCTCATCCTCGGGGAGGCTGGGGGAGCATATATCACCGAGAGCTCCGGGGAAGACGACTTGGAGCTCAAAAGGGAGACTACATTAAGACTCATAGCTGCTAATAGCCGTTGGACTCTTGAGGAGATCCTTAAGACCCTGGAGCAGGACTAA
- a CDS encoding PfkB family carbohydrate kinase — protein sequence MIVNLGSVALDTTETPFKSVSRLVGGSGTYSSIAASFFAESGLIGIIGDDFPEEYINLFREKLDLAGLVIGEGKSFHFVSSFGYDLGARTTIATELNVFGDWDPIVPEEYRNAEFLYLGNVGPHQQLSVLEQVDRPRLTVADTIEYWINTDRAGLIEVISRVNGMVLNDNEVRQLCQTSNLIMGAKEILDWGPRFVIVKKGEHGAILFTRKKIFPTCGYPLEKIRDPTGAGDCFAGGFMGHLARSGSLNEPAMREAVVYGNVMGSFAVEEFSINRFIPLTIKDIERRYNFYKSMVSF from the coding sequence ATGATCGTCAACCTAGGTAGTGTAGCCCTCGATACAACCGAGACCCCCTTTAAGAGCGTATCCAGACTAGTCGGGGGCTCGGGTACCTATTCCAGCATTGCTGCAAGCTTCTTCGCCGAGTCGGGGCTGATCGGCATCATAGGGGACGATTTCCCGGAGGAATACATAAACCTCTTTAGAGAAAAGCTCGACCTCGCAGGCCTCGTGATCGGGGAAGGAAAGAGCTTCCATTTCGTCTCGAGCTTCGGATATGATCTGGGGGCCCGGACAACAATAGCCACGGAGCTAAACGTCTTTGGGGACTGGGATCCCATCGTACCCGAGGAGTACAGGAATGCAGAGTTCTTATACCTAGGCAATGTGGGCCCCCACCAGCAGCTCAGTGTCTTAGAGCAGGTGGACAGACCCCGCCTTACTGTAGCGGATACCATAGAGTACTGGATCAACACCGACAGGGCTGGGCTCATCGAGGTTATCTCTAGGGTCAACGGTATGGTTCTCAATGACAATGAGGTGAGGCAGTTATGCCAGACCTCAAACCTGATCATGGGGGCTAAGGAGATCCTTGATTGGGGCCCGAGGTTTGTCATCGTCAAGAAGGGAGAACATGGCGCCATCCTCTTCACCCGAAAAAAGATCTTTCCCACTTGCGGCTATCCCTTGGAAAAGATTAGGGATCCTACAGGGGCAGGGGATTGCTTTGCAGGGGGATTTATGGGCCATCTAGCCCGAAGCGGGAGCCTGAACGAACCAGCCATGAGGGAGGCTGTGGTGTACGGTAATGTGATGGGCTCATTCGCGGTTGAGGAGTTCAGCATCAACAGGTTCATTCCTCTAACCATCAAGGATATTGAGAGACGTTACAATTTCTATAAATCAATGGTCTCTTTTTAA
- a CDS encoding AIR synthase-related protein yields the protein MSRYKALGVDVKKEGIHVFKGVVNNLYPGAFCVITRDPENPERGLVAHTDSAGSKPIISYLGYKESGDPSWFKGLAQDAVAMNIDDTICVGAEAISFIDYIAYNPILIERVEMLAALSQGFEGTFKKLEEIGLPVLFGGGETADLPDQMKTLDVCGALFARVDLEKAVTGYQISPGDVIVGLRSGGKVSYENEVNSGIMCNGHTLARNCLMSGEYLEKYPELAHPDRARFTGSYNIDDNPVGLGMTVGEALTSPTRIFAPIAAKVLESVGDSVHGMVHNTGGGQTKCLSLGNGVDYIKNTLPEPDPIFHLIQGEGHVEWREMYEDFNMGIGFEFIVEPGVAEEVIRIAENFGIGVQVIGRCEKSEEGNTLKITCKSDEFRYARD from the coding sequence ATGTCCCGATACAAGGCCCTTGGGGTTGACGTGAAAAAGGAGGGCATCCACGTCTTCAAAGGTGTCGTAAACAACCTTTACCCAGGAGCCTTCTGTGTTATCACCCGGGATCCAGAGAACCCTGAGAGGGGTCTTGTAGCCCACACTGACTCTGCTGGGAGCAAGCCCATCATAAGCTACCTAGGTTACAAAGAGTCAGGGGATCCCTCATGGTTTAAAGGGTTGGCCCAGGACGCCGTCGCGATGAACATCGATGACACCATCTGCGTCGGAGCTGAAGCCATTTCATTCATCGACTACATAGCATATAACCCGATTCTCATCGAAAGGGTTGAGATGCTGGCAGCCCTCTCCCAGGGATTTGAGGGAACGTTTAAAAAACTAGAGGAGATTGGGCTACCCGTTTTATTCGGGGGCGGGGAGACCGCTGACCTCCCTGATCAGATGAAGACCTTAGATGTCTGCGGGGCTCTCTTTGCTAGAGTGGACCTAGAGAAAGCAGTAACGGGTTACCAGATCTCCCCCGGGGATGTGATAGTGGGCCTACGGAGTGGCGGAAAAGTCAGCTATGAGAATGAAGTTAACAGTGGGATTATGTGCAATGGCCACACCCTCGCGAGAAACTGCCTTATGAGTGGAGAATACCTCGAGAAATATCCAGAGCTCGCACACCCGGACAGGGCAAGGTTCACGGGGAGTTATAACATCGACGATAACCCGGTTGGGCTCGGCATGACCGTCGGTGAAGCCTTGACGTCACCCACCAGAATATTCGCCCCAATCGCAGCAAAGGTTTTGGAGAGTGTGGGAGACTCAGTTCACGGCATGGTCCATAACACGGGTGGAGGCCAGACAAAGTGCTTGAGCCTCGGGAATGGGGTAGATTATATCAAGAACACCCTACCGGAGCCTGATCCAATTTTCCACCTTATCCAAGGGGAGGGACATGTGGAGTGGAGGGAGATGTATGAGGACTTTAACATGGGGATAGGTTTCGAGTTCATCGTTGAGCCTGGAGTAGCCGAGGAAGTGATTAGGATCGCAGAGAACTTTGGCATAGGCGTCCAGGTCATCGGGCGCTGCGAAAAAAGTGAGGAGGGCAACACCCTCAAGATAACATGCAAGTCAGACGAATTCCGTTATGCCCGTGATTGA
- a CDS encoding BlaI/MecI/CopY family transcriptional regulator, producing the protein MTLIFNPASNGLAKVFRDYQEEALRFVWERKEEGAISREVWTRVNEKLVGKTISRASIINFLNAMVEEGVLDYNEKTGKGGYHRVYRPKLNEASFKKYVAQTVISSLMRDFPNETTEAIKEIIS; encoded by the coding sequence ATGACACTGATATTTAATCCGGCAAGCAACGGCCTTGCAAAGGTTTTTCGCGACTATCAAGAAGAAGCCTTGAGGTTCGTTTGGGAAAGAAAAGAGGAGGGCGCCATCTCGAGAGAGGTCTGGACCCGTGTTAACGAAAAGCTTGTTGGTAAAACGATCAGCCGTGCATCAATAATCAACTTCCTCAACGCCATGGTGGAAGAGGGCGTCCTAGACTATAATGAGAAAACAGGTAAAGGAGGGTATCATAGGGTTTATAGGCCAAAGCTCAATGAGGCCTCTTTCAAAAAGTATGTTGCACAGACCGTGATATCTAGCCTCATGAGGGACTTCCCCAACGAGACAACAGAAGCCATTAAAGAGATCATTTCCTAA
- a CDS encoding M55 family metallopeptidase, producing the protein MSTKPKRVFITNDMEGTTGVVDWSQVGSDQLEYEKYRKLMVGDLNAAIDGALASGVKEITISDSHGRMKNLHPWEVNEAATLIRGSPKPFSMMAGISDEFDAALFVGYHARRGTPNAVLCHTYTLGVIAVYINGIELGEFGLNAALAGHYGVPSIFISGDAAVATEAKALIPEIKTAVLKKGMGRYAAECIHPDKTGPIIRKMVSEALISYEEIEPFRLETPVKLQVELVSATSADAASILPYIERLDGRTVAAVFDDYPTAYRGLNGIFYLASGAERR; encoded by the coding sequence TTGTCAACCAAGCCTAAACGAGTTTTTATAACAAACGACATGGAGGGGACTACCGGCGTTGTGGACTGGAGCCAAGTGGGCAGCGATCAATTGGAGTACGAAAAATACCGTAAGCTCATGGTCGGAGACCTGAATGCGGCGATCGACGGAGCCCTTGCCTCTGGAGTTAAGGAGATCACCATCTCCGACTCCCACGGTAGAATGAAGAACCTACATCCATGGGAGGTCAACGAGGCCGCAACACTGATCAGAGGCTCCCCGAAGCCCTTCAGTATGATGGCGGGAATAAGCGACGAGTTTGACGCAGCTCTATTTGTGGGATACCATGCCCGAAGGGGGACCCCTAACGCGGTTCTCTGCCATACCTACACCCTAGGGGTCATAGCAGTATATATCAACGGCATCGAATTAGGGGAGTTCGGGCTCAACGCGGCTCTTGCTGGGCACTATGGAGTCCCATCCATTTTCATCTCCGGGGACGCCGCAGTCGCCACAGAGGCTAAGGCCCTTATCCCTGAAATCAAAACTGCCGTCCTCAAGAAAGGCATGGGAAGGTACGCGGCTGAATGTATCCACCCAGATAAGACGGGCCCAATTATCAGGAAAATGGTCTCAGAGGCTCTCATAAGCTATGAGGAAATTGAACCTTTCAGATTGGAAACCCCCGTGAAACTTCAGGTTGAACTGGTATCTGCAACGAGTGCCGATGCTGCCTCTATCCTGCCTTATATAGAAAGGCTTGATGGAAGAACAGTGGCGGCGGTCTTCGATGACTACCCGACGGCGTATCGCGGGCTCAACGGCATCTTCTATCTGGCGAGTGGTGCTGAGCGACGCTGA